CAGCAAACCTTTGAGATCGTGCTTAAAGAGGGCAATGAAGGCCGCAAACAGCACCGTGATCAAACCCACCGTTGTGACCACCGCCTCGAACACCCCTGTGCCAGCCAACACCGGGTACATGCGCATCATCAGAAACACGCCAGCCTTCACCATGGTGGCCGAGTGCAGGTAGGCCGACACGGGCGTGGGCGCGGCCATGGCGTCGGGCAGCCAGAAATGGAACGGGAATTGAGCGCTCTTGGTGAAAGCGCCCACCAGAATCAGCAACAGCGCTGGCACAAACATCGGATCAGCTTGAATCTGCGCAACATGCCCCAGCATTTCGCTCAATTCAAACGTGCCAGCGATCTGGCCCAGCAGCACAAATCCCCCCAGCATCACCAAGCCGCCACCGCCGGTCACAGCCAAGGCCTGGCGCGCGCCGGCACGGGCATCGGCCCGATGGCTCCAATAGCCCACCAACAAGAAAGACGACAGACTGGTCAGTTCCCAGAAGACCACCAGAAGCAGCAAATTGTCTGACAGCACCACGCCCAGCATGGCTGCCATGAACAGCATCATCTCACTGTAAAACTTGGCCACCGAGTCTTTTGCGCTCAAATAGAAATGCGCGTAGATCACGATCATCAGCCCGATGAACAGAATCAACCCGGCGAACATGAGCGACAGGCCATCAAGCCGGAACGACAGGTTCAGCCCGACCTCGGGAACCCAGTCCCAGCGGTTGTGCACCTCCTTGCCGGCAAAAACAGCAGGGGCTTGCTGCAACAACAGCCCCAGGCTGGCGGCGGTGACGCCCCCGGCCACCAATGCGGTGAGGCCACGGGCTCGGGTCCCCAGCCACCCGGTGGCGGCGGTACCCAGCAAAAGCGGTAGCAAGACGATGATGAACAGCACGGCTTCTCTTTCAGGTTGGCTGGCGATTCTAAAGGCGCGCCCTCTCGTCCAACTGACGAGGCCCGCAACGCCCTTTGGGCTTCGCGCCCATGTTACTTGCCTCTCGCAGACTCACGGCGTGGGGGTTTCCCCGTCTGATCCCTGCATGGTCCAGGCGAGCCGCGAACCCAGCCCCACAACCGCTCCCACGATCCAGAACACACCCGAGAAGCCCAGCACCACCCCCACCGAGCCGAACAGCAACGGCATCACCACACTGGAGCCGTTGATGGCCATGGCGCGCAGCCCCAGGGCCTGACCATGCTGATGCTTGGGCGTGATCTGGTGCAGCGTGCTCATGATCATGGGCTGCACCGAGCCCAGAGCCATGCCGAGCAACACCGAGAGTGAGCCCATCACCCATGCGGTGTGCGCCAATGGATACACCGCAAACAACAATGCCGTAGAGACCATGGCCGTACCGATCACCACTGATTCGCGCAAATGCTGCGCCAGCCAGGGCATGACGAGGCGAATCGCGGTGGCCGCGAGTGCGAATCCTCCAAGAATCGAGCCGATCACGGTGGCGCTCAAGCCCCGCTCATTGCCAATCAATGGCACAAGAAAAGTGTGAACATCCCAGCAAGACGACAGCATCCAGTTGATCAGCATCAGTCGGCGAAACCCGGCGTCGCGCAGCATGGCGAATGAGCGCCCCCGCTTCAGCAACGGATCGTGGGCCACCGGCTCCAGCTCCTGTGCATGCCGCACCAAAACCCAGGCCATCGGAGGCAGCAGGGCCAGCAACAGGTAGGCGGCGCGAAAACCCGATGCATCAATCAGCAGCCCGGCGGCAAAAGGCCCGAGAAAGTTGGAAATCGATGGTCCGATGGCCATCCAGCTGAAGACCTGCTTGATTTCCAGCGGCCCATTGGCCAACTGACCCACATGCCGCTGCAAAGCGATCAACGCCAGGCCGGTAGAGGCGCCACAGGTCAGCGCGGTGAGACAAAGCACTTCAAACCGTGGAAACACCACGGCAAGCAAAGCGCCCATTGTGGCAATCGCCACAGCAATCAACAGGGGTTTCTTCAACCCGTGTTTGTCGGCAAATCGCCCTGCCGGCAAAGAGAGAAACACCTGAGACAAGGCAAACAGCGCCAGCAACAGCCCCACCGCGGCCGGGCTGAAGCCCTCACGCAGCGCCATCAACGGCCCTGCCATTCGGAACCCGGTCATGCAGGCGTGCAGGCTGATTTGTGCCGCAATCAGGCGCATCAAGCGGCGCCTCAGGCCCGGGTTCAACCCTCCTCCGCATCTTGGGCATCACCGCCGTCCAGAGGCAACACCTGCTTGGCCTGATCCTGCGGCAGCGCTTCGACGGTTTTTAAAGCGCGTGTCATGGCGCGGCTGCGCGTCTCGGCGCTGTCCAGCGTGTTGAGCACCGTCTGGGTCTGGCTTTTGACCTTGGCCAACACATCGCCAAACTTGCCGAACTCGGTTTTGACCGCACCCAAGACCTGCCAGACCTCGCTGCTGCGCTTCTCCAGCGCAAGGGTGCGAAAACCCATCTGCAGTGAATTGAGCATGGCCATCAAGGTGGTCGGCCCGGCCAGCGTCACACGGTACTCGCGCTGCAAAACCTCCATCAAGCCGGGACGACGCAACACCTCGGCGTAAAGCCCTTCGGTCGGCAGAAAAAGGATTGCAAAGTCGGTGGTGTGCGGAGGCTCCAGATATTTGTCGGCCATGGACCTGGCTTCCAGCTTGATGCGCTGCTCCAGTCCGCGCGCCGCCGCCTCGGCGCCTTCGGCATCGGCGCGCTGTTGGGCATCGAGCAAGCGCTCATAGTCTTCGTTGGGAAATTTGGCATCGATGGGCAGCCAGCAAGGCTCGCCATCCAGACTTCGCCCTGGCATGCGGATCGCAAAATCCACCACGTTGCGGCTGCCCGGCCGGGTGGCCACCTGAGTCGCATATTGATCGGGCGCGAACACCTGTTCCAGCAACGCGGCCAACTGGGCCTCGCCGAACATGCCGCGGGTCTTCACATTGGTCAGTAAATGCTTCAAATCGCCCACGCCCTGCGCCAGCGTCTGCATCTCGCCAAGGCCCTTGTGCACCTGCTCCAGCCGGTCTGCCACCTGTTTGAAGCTCTCGCCCAGACGCGCCTGCAGCGTGGATTGAAGCTTTTCATCCACCGTGGCGCGCATTTCGTCGAGCTTGGCGGCATTGCTCTGTTGCAGCTGGGTCAGTTGCCCGTCCAAAGTGGTGCGCACCTCGGCAAGGCGTCGTGCATTGCTTTCGCTCATGTCTTGCAGTTGGCGCACCAACGTGTCGCTCAGCGTGCTGCGAAGCTGCACCAGTTGCTGTGCGAACGCATCGATTTGCGCATTTTGGGTGCGCGTGGCTTCGGCGGCCTGCTGGCCCATACCCAGGCTGATGGCTTGCAACTGCTGGGTGAGGGTGTCGCCCAGCGTGCCTCGCAATTGCAGCAACTGCTGAGAAAAACCGTCCAGCTGCGCGTTTTGCGTACGCGTTGCCTCTGAGCTCTGGCGGGTCAAAGACGCCTGGAAACTGCTCAGCGTTTGCTGCATCTCCTGACGTCCGCCACGCGAGTTTTCACCAATTTCACGGCGCAGTTCGCCCTCCACGCGCTCGATCCGCTGGGCTTGCTGGGTCATTGCACTGGCCAACGACTGCCTGTGCGCCAGTTCGTCATCGCCCACCCTCGGGCGACGCAACAACAACCAGAGCACCAACAGCAGCCCCAGGGCCTGCAGCCCCAGAACGGCCCAGACCCACCACGCAGTATTTTCAAAGAACATGGCGGAAATTATCGGCGAGCAATCCCTCGGTGGCGCGAGATCGGGCAAAGCACTTGAACCACTGCGCGGGCCCATGAATTCAACTCATGACACACCGTGAAAGCCGAACCCGCCCCCTACAATCAAAACACTCGGTTCAACCATTTATCAGGAGACTTTCCCATGAGCGTTCAAGCCAAACTCACCGAACTCGGCATCACCCTGCCCCCAGTCTCCATTCCGGCAGCCGCGTACGTGCCTTTCTCACAGACCGGCAACCTGGTTTTCTTGAGCGGCCATGTGGCCAAAAAAGACGGCAAACCCTGGGTCGGCCAACTGGGCCTGACGATGACCACCGACGAGGCAAAACAAGCCGCACGTGCCGTCGCCGTCGATCTCATGGGTACGCTTGACGCCGCCTGCAAGGCCGCTGGCAAAACGCTGGACAACGCACGCATCGTCAAGGTCATGAGCCTGGTGAACTCCACCGCCACCTACACCGAACACCACCTGGTCACCAACGGCTGCAGCGAGTTGCTCGGCGAGGTCTTCGGCCCCAAGGCGGGCGCACATGCCCGCAGCGCATTCGGCGTGGCGCAACTGCCCTTTGGCGTCTGCGTGGAAATTGAGCTGATCGCCGAACTCGGATAAGGCAAGCCGGCGCCCTCCCTGCCGTGGTGCGGCGCTCGAATGCAGGGGGGAGGTCATGAGCCTGAGCCGCAGGCCAATGACCCATCCACCCCATTTGCCGCGCGATTGTTCATCGGGCCGACACTGATCAAGACCCTCTCGCCACAAACGCAACCCCATCAGCAAACCACCCCTGTTTGAGCGTTTCCAAACGGCTTCGCCGGGTTCTTGCGGCAAGCCAATGCGTGCGCGGGCCGGATGCATCGACTTCCGGGCGGGCGGCGACCCAACCGGCCTCTGAACGAACTGGCAAACCCCTGGTTGCGCCCGTTACTCGGTGAATACCCTTAGCCGCCCGCCGACCAGCACCAGCCTAGGTCCACAATTCTCGCTCGTGCACCCGTGGAAAGAGCGCATCCGGGAGGCCTCAACGCCTGACTCTCAAACGGTTCCCGTCCCGACACTGAGGCACACGAAGCGGCCCAGAACCTCCGCTGGCAGCGCGTTCCAGTATCTCCACGCTTCAACACTGTCCAACCGACAAGTCAGCATTCCCTGCTACCCTGTGGCCTAGGACTTGCTTGCTTCAAAATGAAGCTCAACCGTCCACTTGAACCAGGTGGTCAATCGACCATTTGCCGGTTCATACCAAGACGAAAGGTTAAAGACAACATGGCTATTCACGCTGCCCTGAGCCACATCACCCACTATAAGTACGACCGCCTGGTCGAGTTGGGTCCACAGATTGTTCGGCTGCGCCCCGCGCCGCACTGTCGCTCCAAAATCGTCTCGTATTCGCTCAAGGTTGAACCGACCGGCCATTTCGTGAACTGGCAACAGGATCCGTTCGCGAACTACCAGGCCCGCCTGGTGTTCCCGGAGAAGGTCCAAGAGTTCAAGGTCACGGTTGATGCCGTGTTTGAGATGGCCGTGTACAACCCCTTTGACTTCTTCCTGGAGCCCGATGCCGAAGAGTTTCCGTTCACCTACGATCCAGAACTCAAAGAAGAGCTGGCACCGTACCTGACACCGGACCCGGTAACGCCACTGCTCAAGACCTATCTGGAAAAGATCGATCGCACCAAACGGCGCACCGTGATTTTTCTGGTCGAGCTGAACCATATGCTCAGCCAGGACATCAACTACACGATCCGCATGGAGCCAGGCGTGCAAACGCCAGAAGAAACACTCGAATCGGGCAGCGGCTCGTGCCGTGATTCTGGCTGGCTGCTGGTGCAACTGCTGCGCAATTGCGGACTGGCCGCGCGCTTTGTTTCGGGCTACCTGATCCAGCTCAAGCCCGATGTGAAATCCCTGGATGGTCCGAGCGGCACCGAAGTCGACTTCACCGACCTGCATGCGTGGTGCGAGGTGTATCTGCCCGGCGCTGGCTGGATTGGCCTGGATGCCACTTCCGGCCTGATGGCGGGCGAGGGCCACATTCCGCTGGCATGCACCCCCTTGCCTTCCGGCGCTGCGCCCATTGAAGGCGGCGTAAGCAAGAGCGAGGTCACCTTCGCGCACCACATGGGTGTGACCCGCATTTACGAGTCCCCGAGGGTCACCAAGCCCTACACCGAAGAGCAATGGGCCGAAGTGCTGGCCCTCGGCGATGCGGTGGACGCCGAGCTCATGGCCGGCGACGTGCGCCTGACCATGGGCGGTGAGCCCACCTTCGTGGCTGACAGCGACCGCGACGCCGGCGAATGGAACACCGATGCACTCGGCCCGACCAAGCGCGGATTCGCCACCGAACTGGTGCAAAAACTGCGCGACGAATATGGCCAGGGCGGCTTTTTGCACTTTGGACAAGGCAAATGGTATCCGGGCGAGCAACTGCCTCGCTGGGCGCTCAACATCTACTGGCGCGCCGACGGCGAGCCGGTCTGGGCCAACCCGGCGCTGTTCGTGGACGAACGCAACCCGACCCACTACACCAGTGAAGACGCCAAACGCTTTACAGAGACCCTGGCGCGCAAACTGGGCATCACCGACCAGTTCATGCAGGCGGCCTACGAAGACGCCTGGTACTACATGTGGCGCGAGCGTCGCTTGCCCGTCAACGTCGATCCGTTCAACTCCCGCCTCGAAGATGAAATGGAGCGGGTGCGCCTGCGCCGCGTCTTCACCCAGAAGCTCGATGCGGTGGTCGGCTACTTGCTGCCCCTCAAACCCACCGACAAGAAACTGTCGGTGGGCCCTGAGTGGACCAGCGGCCAATGGTTCCTGCGCGATGAGCGCATGTACCTGATGCCGGGCGACTCCCCCATGGGCCTGCGCCTGCCACTGGATTCGCTGCCCTGGGTGAACGAGGCCGACTATCCCTACATGGTCGAACAGGACCCCACCAGCCAGCGCCCCAATCTGGCACCTCGCAATGCCATGGCCGCGCGCTATGTGGCCGGTTCTGACCAGGCTGTCGAAGCGCCCCGCAAGTTCCAGACCCCCAGCGGTATGGCCTCGCTTTTATCGAGCGCGAGCGCACGAACCGGTGCTCAGACCGAGCCCGCAGACTTCGACCGCGTACCCAGCCTGAACGAATCCGCCTCCTGGATCAGCCGCACCGCTCTTTGCGTGGAAGTGCGCGACCCGCGCCGGGCCAGTGGCCCCAAAGCAGAGCTGAAGGGCAAGGCATCGTCGGTGTTGTACGTGTTCATGCCACCGCTTGAAAAGCTGGAGCACTACCTCGACCTGCTCACGGCCATTGAAGCCACAGCCGAAGAGCTCAAGATGCAGCTCGTGCTGGAGGGCTACCCACCACCACGCGATCCGCGCATGAAACTGCTTCAGGTCACCCCCGACCCAGGTGTGATCGAGGTCAACATCCACCCCGTGACCAACTGGCGCGAGCTGGTGAAGAACACCGAGTTTTTGTACAACGCGGCTTTCGAGTCGCGCCTGTCGGCCGAGAAGTTCATGTCCGACGGGCGCCACATCGGCACTGGCGGCGGAAACCACTTCGTGATGGGCGGTGCCACGCCATCGGACAGCCCGTTCCTGCGCAAACCCGAATTGCTGGCCAGCCTGCTGCTGTACTGGCACAACCATCCTGCCCTGAGCTATTTGTTCAGTGGCATGTTTGTCGGCCCGACCAGCCAGGCGCCACGCGTGGACGAAGCGCGCAACGACCAGCTTTACGAGCTGGAAATCGCGATTCAGCAGATTTACCAGAACCGCGAGGTTTACGGCCAGACCATGCCACCCTGGATCGTTGACCGCACGCTGCGCAACATTCTGATTGACGCCACCGGCAACACCCACCGCAGCGAGTTCTCCATCGACAAGATGTACTCGCCCGACTCCGCCACTGGTCGCCTCGGCCTGCTGGAACTGCGCGCCTTCGAAATGCCGCCACACCCGCACATGAGCAGCGCTCAGCAATTGTTGCTGCGCGCGCTGGTCGCGCGGTTCTGGAAGAGCCCTTACAAGGCGCCGGCCACACGCTGGGGTACAGAACTGCACGACCGTTTCATGCTGCCTACTTTCATCAAGCAAGACTTCGATGACGTGATCGACGACATGAACCGCGCCGGTTACGGGTTTGACGCCAACTGGTTTGCGCCGCACTACGAGTTCCGTTTCCCCATCATTGGATCGATCAACACAGGTGGCATGGAACTCACTCTGCGCAATGCGCTGGAGCCTTGGCACGTGATGGGCGAAGAAAGCGCGGCGGGCGGCAACGCACGCTATGTGGACTCGTCACTGGAGCGCATCGAAGTGCGGGTCACGGGAATGAACCAGAGCCGCTACGTGGTGACCTGCAACGGTCAAGCAATGCCCATGCAAAACACGGGCACCGTTGGTGAGTACGTGTCCAGCGTGCGCTACAAGGCCTGGAACCCACCGAGCAGCCTGCACCCCACCATCGGTGTGCACGCGCCACTGACCTTTGACATCGTGGACACCTGGGCCAAGCATTCCATAGGAGGTTGCGAATACCACGTGGCCCACCCCGGCGGTCTGAGCTACGAGAGCCTGCCGGTGAACTCGTTTGAAGCGGAAAGCCGTCGTCTCTCCAGGTTCAAGGCCATGGGGCATACTCCGGGACCGATGGTGGTACCGCCAGCGACAATCAATGTGCCAGGCAGCCGCGAATTTCCGTTCACGCTGGATTTGCGACACACACAGGGCCGCTGAAGGCAGGCAACTCTGGCGCGATTGCCTATTTGAGGGGGCCTGAGCCCCCTCTCAAGGGTTGTTTCACTGATTTCAGTGAAACAACCCTTTTCGTTTGGAGCCAGAAAATCACGGCAAACCGCCATCGCTGACCGCCCCTACAGACCATATGG
This region of Hydrogenophaga crassostreae genomic DNA includes:
- a CDS encoding transglutaminase family protein, with protein sequence MAIHAALSHITHYKYDRLVELGPQIVRLRPAPHCRSKIVSYSLKVEPTGHFVNWQQDPFANYQARLVFPEKVQEFKVTVDAVFEMAVYNPFDFFLEPDAEEFPFTYDPELKEELAPYLTPDPVTPLLKTYLEKIDRTKRRTVIFLVELNHMLSQDINYTIRMEPGVQTPEETLESGSGSCRDSGWLLVQLLRNCGLAARFVSGYLIQLKPDVKSLDGPSGTEVDFTDLHAWCEVYLPGAGWIGLDATSGLMAGEGHIPLACTPLPSGAAPIEGGVSKSEVTFAHHMGVTRIYESPRVTKPYTEEQWAEVLALGDAVDAELMAGDVRLTMGGEPTFVADSDRDAGEWNTDALGPTKRGFATELVQKLRDEYGQGGFLHFGQGKWYPGEQLPRWALNIYWRADGEPVWANPALFVDERNPTHYTSEDAKRFTETLARKLGITDQFMQAAYEDAWYYMWRERRLPVNVDPFNSRLEDEMERVRLRRVFTQKLDAVVGYLLPLKPTDKKLSVGPEWTSGQWFLRDERMYLMPGDSPMGLRLPLDSLPWVNEADYPYMVEQDPTSQRPNLAPRNAMAARYVAGSDQAVEAPRKFQTPSGMASLLSSASARTGAQTEPADFDRVPSLNESASWISRTALCVEVRDPRRASGPKAELKGKASSVLYVFMPPLEKLEHYLDLLTAIEATAEELKMQLVLEGYPPPRDPRMKLLQVTPDPGVIEVNIHPVTNWRELVKNTEFLYNAAFESRLSAEKFMSDGRHIGTGGGNHFVMGGATPSDSPFLRKPELLASLLLYWHNHPALSYLFSGMFVGPTSQAPRVDEARNDQLYELEIAIQQIYQNREVYGQTMPPWIVDRTLRNILIDATGNTHRSEFSIDKMYSPDSATGRLGLLELRAFEMPPHPHMSSAQQLLLRALVARFWKSPYKAPATRWGTELHDRFMLPTFIKQDFDDVIDDMNRAGYGFDANWFAPHYEFRFPIIGSINTGGMELTLRNALEPWHVMGEESAAGGNARYVDSSLERIEVRVTGMNQSRYVVTCNGQAMPMQNTGTVGEYVSSVRYKAWNPPSSLHPTIGVHAPLTFDIVDTWAKHSIGGCEYHVAHPGGLSYESLPVNSFEAESRRLSRFKAMGHTPGPMVVPPATINVPGSREFPFTLDLRHTQGR
- a CDS encoding RidA family protein, translated to MSVQAKLTELGITLPPVSIPAAAYVPFSQTGNLVFLSGHVAKKDGKPWVGQLGLTMTTDEAKQAARAVAVDLMGTLDAACKAAGKTLDNARIVKVMSLVNSTATYTEHHLVTNGCSELLGEVFGPKAGAHARSAFGVAQLPFGVCVEIELIAELG
- a CDS encoding MFS transporter — protein: MRLIAAQISLHACMTGFRMAGPLMALREGFSPAAVGLLLALFALSQVFLSLPAGRFADKHGLKKPLLIAVAIATMGALLAVVFPRFEVLCLTALTCGASTGLALIALQRHVGQLANGPLEIKQVFSWMAIGPSISNFLGPFAAGLLIDASGFRAAYLLLALLPPMAWVLVRHAQELEPVAHDPLLKRGRSFAMLRDAGFRRLMLINWMLSSCWDVHTFLVPLIGNERGLSATVIGSILGGFALAATAIRLVMPWLAQHLRESVVIGTAMVSTALLFAVYPLAHTAWVMGSLSVLLGMALGSVQPMIMSTLHQITPKHQHGQALGLRAMAINGSSVVMPLLFGSVGVVLGFSGVFWIVGAVVGLGSRLAWTMQGSDGETPTP
- the rmuC gene encoding DNA recombination protein RmuC; amino-acid sequence: MFFENTAWWVWAVLGLQALGLLLVLWLLLRRPRVGDDELAHRQSLASAMTQQAQRIERVEGELRREIGENSRGGRQEMQQTLSSFQASLTRQSSEATRTQNAQLDGFSQQLLQLRGTLGDTLTQQLQAISLGMGQQAAEATRTQNAQIDAFAQQLVQLRSTLSDTLVRQLQDMSESNARRLAEVRTTLDGQLTQLQQSNAAKLDEMRATVDEKLQSTLQARLGESFKQVADRLEQVHKGLGEMQTLAQGVGDLKHLLTNVKTRGMFGEAQLAALLEQVFAPDQYATQVATRPGSRNVVDFAIRMPGRSLDGEPCWLPIDAKFPNEDYERLLDAQQRADAEGAEAAARGLEQRIKLEARSMADKYLEPPHTTDFAILFLPTEGLYAEVLRRPGLMEVLQREYRVTLAGPTTLMAMLNSLQMGFRTLALEKRSSEVWQVLGAVKTEFGKFGDVLAKVKSQTQTVLNTLDSAETRSRAMTRALKTVEALPQDQAKQVLPLDGGDAQDAEEG